A genomic window from Vitis riparia cultivar Riparia Gloire de Montpellier isolate 1030 chromosome 18, EGFV_Vit.rip_1.0, whole genome shotgun sequence includes:
- the LOC117907889 gene encoding V-type proton ATPase subunit G 1-like isoform X2, which produces MDSMKGQGGIQMLLTAEQEARQIISNAKNLKLTRLKQAKEEAEREVKLYHSNMEAAYQKKISETSGSSGSNVKRLDEETAMRIQSLKESASRVSSDVVAMLIKHVTAVEA; this is translated from the exons atggattccatgaAAGGACAAGGAGGCATCCAGATGCTGCTGACTGCAGAGCAGGAGGCCCGACAGATTATTTCCAATGCTAAAAACT TAAAGTTGACGAGGTTGAAACAAGCTAAAGAAGAAGCTGAGAGGGAAGTGAAACTCTACCACTCCAATATGGAAGCTGCCTACCAGAAGAAAATTTCTGAG ACGAGTGGGAGCAGTGGGTCAAATGTAAAACGGCTTGATGAAGAAACTGCAATGAGGATTCAAAGCTTGAAAGAGTCTGCTTCTAGGGTTTCATCAGATGTTGTTGCCATGCTCATCAAGCATGTCACAGCGGTGGAAGCTTGA
- the LOC117907889 gene encoding V-type proton ATPase subunit G 1-like isoform X1: MGLKSTYSCILGSTFSMDSMKGQGGIQMLLTAEQEARQIISNAKNLKLTRLKQAKEEAEREVKLYHSNMEAAYQKKISETSGSSGSNVKRLDEETAMRIQSLKESASRVSSDVVAMLIKHVTAVEA; this comes from the exons ATGGGATTGAAAAGTACTTATTCTTGTATTTTAGGTAGCAcattttccatggattccatgaAAGGACAAGGAGGCATCCAGATGCTGCTGACTGCAGAGCAGGAGGCCCGACAGATTATTTCCAATGCTAAAAACT TAAAGTTGACGAGGTTGAAACAAGCTAAAGAAGAAGCTGAGAGGGAAGTGAAACTCTACCACTCCAATATGGAAGCTGCCTACCAGAAGAAAATTTCTGAG ACGAGTGGGAGCAGTGGGTCAAATGTAAAACGGCTTGATGAAGAAACTGCAATGAGGATTCAAAGCTTGAAAGAGTCTGCTTCTAGGGTTTCATCAGATGTTGTTGCCATGCTCATCAAGCATGTCACAGCGGTGGAAGCTTGA